Genomic segment of Prinia subflava isolate CZ2003 ecotype Zambia chromosome 4, Cam_Psub_1.2, whole genome shotgun sequence:
TCACAGAAGCTCCTTTGACTCTTCTGCCACTTCTGTTGTCATGTGAAGCATCCTGCAAAGAAACCTGAACTACCAGGTTTCTCAGACTCTCACCTTTGTTATTCTGGACCATTTATTCTTTACAGCCAGTCTGAATCTAGATATATTCTCTTCTAGTTTAAACTCTTTTCAACCCTCTtctagtttaaaaccattactcCTTGTCATATTGCTATGGACCCTATTAAAAAGTCTGTCTCCATCTTTCTTATAATCCTCCTTAAGTATTGAAAGCCACAATAAGATCTCCCtagagccttcccttctcctgacTATTAATTTATTCTAGACATCTAGTCACCCCTTTGTATTGTTCGAGCCTTTCCATCAACAGGATAAATCTCTCAATGTGAAGTCTGCAGGACTGTACATAGAGGACAAATAGTACAGAGTTTTCTTAGCCCCCATTGTGGCACATCCTTTTTCCAAGTTTGCATGGATGAACACATCCATCACTTTGCAAAAGAAGTTCCTGAACGGCTCTCAGAAACTCTTTTCCTCAGCAACAAAATGTACCCATCTGTCTCCTCCTGTGCGCCTCAGGGTCTGGGCACAAGCTTGTTATTCCAGAGCAGGAACTGGTAAACTGCCATGGGGTTATTGCCGTGGTATAAAAGCTCTAAGAGCAAAAACTGGTATAATCTTCTTAATGTGAAATTTTTCTTTACAGACAGCCATCTGCAGCAGAGTGGGTTATGGGGTGGTTTTCTGTCTTATTTCATGCAAGATGTCAAATTTTGCTTGTGAATGATGCATTCCTCTTTCAGGGATTTATTCTAGTCTTTGCtgtccctggatgtgtttgtgGAAAGCTAGACTGGTGACTGCTATGAGCCCTGTGATTATAAAGCAAAATGAGTTAAGCAAGAGTCAGTAAACTTCTTTGCTcttgagagcagcaggaggcccaACAACTTCTTTCAGTTGAAGCTGGCACTGACACCAGGCAAATCCATTCTGCGAACAAACAGCAAATCACTGAAGCATTAAAACACAGAAGCATCCAGAACCACTGAGGACAAGAGGATTGGGAGGCCAGCATTTCCTTGAATCTGACCTGCAGAACCCCAAGATCCTCAATGGCATGGCAGTAATTCATAACTATTTTTGCTTGTACAATGTTGTAAACCAGTTAAAAACCACTAACACCTCGGGGAATAGCAAAAGCTGAAGATTTGTTTCTTGTAAATAAAGTACACAGAATTTTGCCATTAGTTACAGTCTGTTTACACAGTGAAATATTCATCATtaaaagccagaaaatattGGAAGGTGTcacaaaaatattcttaaaaacTTCTAATATGCTCTGTGGCATgtattttagcaaaaaaagattttaatgagaaaagaTGTTGTGTCTTTCAAGTGAAACATTCCTTGATCAATATTCCGCAATGACTCtgtcagaattaaaaaaaaaaataaattctagtATGAGGAGAATTCAGAGAGCTTTCCTGCAGAAGCCAAAACCATCCTGACCTGGTTTTGCTGGCAGGTAGTGCCCTACCTATGGCATATGGTCAGCTTTAGATTAGATAGTTTAGACACAGCTGGAGTAGCTTTGGGACaaattgttttactttttttgtgcTTCATTGTCTGTAACCATAAGGCAGGGAGAATAAGGATGAGCTTTTCTGGAGCTTCTTGAACCCTCTGACTGAAAGGTTAAAGATGGGGTTTTGCTACTGCTATTAATACTCTTCTGTGATTGTGCCATAAAGGCGAGAATTTTCCCCAACGCAGTGCCAGGTCAAGTGTGATTGAGGCTGTCTTCAGTTCTCGTTCAGTCAGTGGCTTTAGGAGCCTGGGCTCGTGCTCTCAGCTTAGCTTTTCATTAGAGCTCCTTTTGATGTCAGCCTGAGAGGGCAGTGAGAAGCTTCCTTCAAGCTGGAGATGCAATTCCCTCAGTGCAGCTGCGAGCTCTAACCCTGCTGTACTTTAACTGGGAGATAACCTGGTGGCTGGGACAAGTGGCAGGAGCTTcatctctgctttgctctcctcTGGTCCAATGCTGGCTTTGGGAGCCAGCTCTAGAGATGCAAAGGGTGTGCAAAATGACTGTGCAAAGTGtgttcccagcacagagggaaattCTGCGTTGGGTTTTAGTTCCAAGGAATCCCTAGAAGTACAATGCAGAGAACAGCTCCCATGATCAGGGCCTGACTCACTGACAGTGTCACCCCAGCAGGACCAGAGCATGCTCACCAGCAGGCTGAGCATTGTAAAATGCCAGTGGAGTCAGCAACAGATGTACACGGTTAGGTTGGGCCTAATGTGTGATAATGGGAAGAGAAATTACTAAATATAGCTTATTTACAAAGTGAAGTACAGAAGATGAACATTCCTATGCAAGATGCATATTTACATGTATATATAGAATTTTTAGGTGTACAGTtgatatatataaatgtatgttTGTGTATGTGTACATTTACTCAGTATAGCTAAATATTAATAACATCAGTACTAAATCATTATTGTATTAGAAAAGTCCCCACAGAAGCAGTTCTTGAGCTGCTGTGAGACAGATCTCCTGCTGGGTTTACACAGCCTAAATATGGCTCAAAAGATGTTTCTGACACACTTGTCACTCTTTTTGGTTGTCAAATGTACTCTGAGTAAGAGTACCCTGGAGAAAGGGGTTTCTGTGCTCTCAACATGCAGTCCTATTTCCTGTgaagggaaatgggaaagcagCCTTGAAGAATGTGAGTCATCAGATCTGTCAAGCTGAAACCACTAGGCAGAGGCAAGGCAGATGGAGATGTAAATGCAATTCAGGCTGagcagacattttaaaaatgtggcaTTGTCTCATCTCTCTCATCTTTGGTTGTTCAGTTTACGTAAGTCCCCTTTGGTGGGGAGGACactaaataattttcctttcagttcaGCAAAGCAGTGCTTGCTATGTGCCTGCATCAATTATCTACTCCTGTATCAGCCAAGATACACTTGCTGTCTGCTAATTTGGTCAGTGAAACACCCTGTCTGGGCCACCATCCTGCCCTCAGCAAACAGGTACTGTGTTAACACTCAGGGCTGGGTGCCcgacagcagcagcctccagcttGTGAAAGATATTGCTGCAAACCTGCTGGAACACAACATGTAAGGATGAGTAAAGTGGGTGTTCTCTGAGTTTAGCTTACCCCAGGGATGAGGAAAGATgtatgttttcctttctttctttaagtAGCTCCAGTCAAGTCTGGTATCGATTTCTACGAGGGCAGCAACAGATGCTAAATCAATAGGAACCAGCAGTACCACAGAGAATGACAATTTGTCCACACAGACTTGAGTCCTGCTCTTGAATGAAAAGGCAACATGTGAACCTTTGTGGGCAGCTCTTCCTAGGAAACACCACCCTCATCAGATGAGTAAGGGTACATGCCTGAGACTCCCgctctgcattttctgcatAATGAAATTCTCTCCAATTATTGAATTTTGCTGCTTTCAAAACACTACACAAAGTTCAGATCTTCAGTTTTGAGAAAATCTGCTTTGCCTGCACTGGTAGTTACATATATTGGTGTAGCACTTCAGACCCATACAGCTGACCTAAGTAACTGGACCAAGTGGAGAGTGAATGGGCAACCTCAAGGATTCCCCCACACGTCTGTAAAGTGTCAGCTgagtggctgcagccagcaatTCACCTACTGACAATTGAAGTACAGTGGCATAAGGGAGTTACATCCCTTTAACACTGGCCTCAGGGTCCTGTTCTTTCACCTTGCTTTTAGGAACAAGTTCACAATTGTCATACAGCAgtgttccatttttttttctaattatttattGGTGTCTATCAAGTTCTGAACTATAATGGTTTTAATTAATCTAAAAATTGCAGTGAGGCATTTGACTCATCTCCAGAATCTATGTGCCATTGCTTTCAGGAGACTCTGAGTGACTGGCAGTAACCATCAGGCCAGGCACCGACCTTGCCTGCAGTCCTGTCACAGGTGATGCTCCACTCCTGCATCTTGGGTGGAACGAGACCCAGGATATGCAGATGTAGATTTGTTATTTAAATTCATGCTGGTGCCttttcccagggctggcaggagacAAGCCAGCAGGAGCCATTGCAGTGCTGTCTTCCAGCCAGCAGCCCAGGACCCAGCTCCACGTCCCCCATCAGCTTGTGCCGCTCTGCTCCGAGACCCAGGGTGTTacagccagctcctccaggtgcccccagccctgtgccctgccagcagtACCTGTCCCTTGCCTTGCTGCCTTTATGGCATTGGGCTGTTCAGGCTGAAGAGGCCgtgcagctgggcacagctgaagTAATGTAAGGGGGAATGGTGGCTTCACGTGACGTAAATTACAGGTCCCTCACACTGCTTATCATAAAATCCCCATTGTATGTAACGATGTGTGATGGACTGAACTCGGCTTGGATGGGCTGGTTGAGCTCTGCTATTGTTTCCCTCAGAATGTGGGACTGATGTCCTAAACAAAGCATTTTTGTGCCAGGTAAGGTAAAGGGCTGTTAAGAATCCCATCCTGCAGAGATGGGGTAATGCTTTTCATCCCACCAATTTCCTCTCTCCCAGTAAGGCTGACAGCATACAActccctcccagggcaggcacGGGGCACTCACACAGAGGCCTGAAGCTATTCCTCCCTGAGGAGGCACAACTGGCACAGTTAGAAACAGGGCCAAAGAAGCAGTCATGGAAGGGGCCACAAACAATCAGAAGACCCCCTAAGAAAACCCCTCCCCAGGGGAAGTAGTGGGCCATTCCCACATAAGCCTGCATATATATAAGCTGCCAGACTCTTTGTTGTATGGGTGCTGGCCCCAACAGATCAAGACTGCCATGATGACTCCAACCATGGACATCAAAATTGCAACAAGTCTTTTTGCTGGATCCACAGGCGGTGAcattttccctcccctccatcAGCTCTtgtcctttcctcctctttctttcttctctttacatattttcttcatcATATTTTTATAATTGTACAGAGAAGAACCAAAATGGCTACATACCTCCTTTCCAGTGCAACCAAATTGTGTTAAAATAAACTTGCCTCAAAAATGTACACTGGTCATTCAGTGTCATTTTACTCTAATCCACCCCAAGGAATCTACTGACAAGAACCTCAGTTACCCTGCTTTAGAGGTGGGTTGTAACACTAAGCTAGGAAGTAGTACacattaaaatattcagaataataagtatttattttcagtgctattttcattaaatattggTATAATATATCCATGTCTGaggtaataaattaaaaataaactcaagATTTCAGTTCCATATTTGTGCTGCATATTTTTTCTACCATTATACATAATTTTGAAGCAAACACACACAGTCTGTGATTCTGAATGCAGCTAGGAATATTGTTTTAACACAGTCACTTTTTGTTTCACTATAATTTTGCTGAGAATGGTTATTGCATGATACACTTTTAATAGACGTTTTAGTTATACTAGAGTTTTCTATTAAATTACACATATTGTAATTATAGGAAGATGGGCATGAACAATGTGCTTTGAGCCAAGGATGGCAAATATTGAATCAGTGATAGCACATACTGCAGGATTATTGTCTGCCTTCACTAGAGCCCAGATCCAGCAAAGCCATTTCAGTGTGTGCTTAGTTTAGACATGAGTCATTTCAGTGTCATCCATGGCCTTAATTTTTGCTGAATCAAGGACTAGCCAAATCTGTAGAACTAAATTAATAGACTTTAACTGTGTGTTATTTGAAAACAGGATTGCTGGTTTCATATTTTGTAAGATATTTTGTAATGGCCTCTGTAAGATTGTTCGTATCAGTGAAGCACCCATGAAAGTTTCTAACCTGGTTCATAAATACACTATGAAAAAATAAGCAGCTACAATGACTCTCTTCTACACATTTTGTTAAAAGTAACACCTGGTTTGAAAAgttattaaagtaattttttccatggtaaaatatatttaaaaaaataaactcttaaTTTAATCATCTTCCATCAAACATATAAGCATGTTAAAGGGCGGGGCATACTTCAGGTATTTCCATTTATAAATGCAAGAGATCAAGTGTATTGATCTTTTGCACTTAAATGCTGGTGGTAGTAAGGCCCTTTCAGCTAAGTCTCCATCAAGCCCAACATCAGTGAgctaaagaaacaaacacaaattttGCTTGCATATAACTTCTTCAAAatcctgaattaaaaaaaaacaaacaaccaaatcCTCCCTGCTTAGAAAAGAACTCTTATTTAACTGCTGCCATTAAAAAGTATACCTCACCTCCACGTTAACTTTAATCAGTGATTCTGAATGCAAAGGATTTACACACTCACTAAAATTGCTGTTGCATGCCATTAGACTCTTAATGTTCATAAATTGTGCTAATTCCCATTTAAATCAGGAAGCTATAGTTTAGAGTTAGAGCTAATGGTTGTGTTAAAGGTCTATTCCCACCAGATCTTCTTTATTCTATTTTGCAAATGACTGACAGTGCTTATGACGTGATCCTGAAAATCCGTTTGGTTATTACCAGAAGCTATAGTCTGTGAGAAATCTCTCCATGCTCATGCAGTGAGTTGCATTGCTGGGGACCGTGGCCAGCGCTGCTGAGGCCGTGGGCTCTCAGTACTCCACGGAGCTCACGATGGCCATGGGCTCGTCGAACGTGGCCAGCCTGATCTGCTTCGGGGTGGGGATGGAGAGCATCTCCCCGGCGTCAGTCGGTGAGTGAATCCCATTGTCCATCATGTTGGAAACCTCCTCCTCGTGGTCCTCGTAGAGCGTGTTGATGTGCAGCAGAGGGTGGGCCGGGTTGCAGCTCAGCGCGGGCGTCGGCTCTGCCGTGACCTGGTTCAAAGCCAtactggtggcagcagcaggcgTGGCTATATGGTTGTGGTTACACGTGACAAAAGCcgcagcagcaggcacagttCTGCATGTCTCGGATGAGTACAGCATCTCTTTTGCAGGATGAGGGGTGTctaaaagagaacaaaacagacAGATGAAGGACATGTAGTCTTTCACCATTCCAGTCCATCAGCAAGGAGTGTCCTGAACCAATAAAAGTCACTGGCAGTCTTGCCACTGGGATCCGAGGAGGATCCCAAACTGAATTTTCTTGGGACCCTTTGAGAAATCTAAACAGGACTGTTTCAAAACCACAGGGTTGTAAGCTCAGGGAAACAGGACAAACAAGAAGTGGGGTTTGTAAATCTCGCTCTTTTTTATGCATGCTCATGCTTCCTTATGTTAATGGTATTTttgtaaaatgaagaaaaaaaccaactgaaaattatatttattccCCTCTACAGTTTGGCCACTTTTTGTTAAACAGTATAATTTAATGTTTTGACAAATGTAATGACTACTGAAATCCACAGGATGGAATATAAAAGGCACTGATATTTTCAATGGGAAAAACTAGTGGTTACACATTGTAAGCCACTTGTCTTTAGAAAGAACTCAGCAATTTGTCATAAACTGAAGTCTCTTTCCAGAAATTGGATAAGTCTGCCTTACCTGATGGACTGCAACATAGGTCTAAGTTAAAAACAAAGTTGAAAATTTTTAATGTGAGTGGGGAGTCACAGAGCCCCCAAActacagtaattattttttgccCTTAAAATATTCAAGCACTAATTTAGATGAAGGTAATTGAACCAGAAAACCCCAGAAGTTTTGAGGAGTTGAAATCAGAGCAGGTGACTGGATAAGGAATGCTGTAGAATAGCTCACATGCACATTGAGGAGTTGGAGGGCTCTAAGGAGCATAGGGATTTGGAAGTGACAGAAACTTTTATACCTCAAATCACTTCTTTGCTGGGCAGTGGGGTGACGGTAGAGGTCAGTCTGTCGAAGCCCAGAGGGAGGTCTTAGCTTGTAATGAGATGAGAGCCATTGCTTTAAGTACGTACAGATTTTTCTGTAACTTCAACTGCAAAGTGCTTCTTTCTTATGTCAGTAgcttacaaaaataaacaagaagaTATCTGTCTATCAGTTTATCTATCTATCACTGATCTATCACTTTCATTAATGTTCAAATGGCTTTCCTCATCACCCTAGCACCTAGCAATCATTGATATACTTGAAACACTACTCTGAGTTAAGAAAGGGACAGGCTTTACAAGACACACAGggaactgaggcacagaaggAGCATCTCCTGTGAGGCCACGTGGGAAGGGAATGGCAGAAGTCCTGAATCCCTGACCAGCACCCACACTTCAGAACATCCATCCTCTGGTCCACGTAAGACACAAGGAAATTTAAAGTGTGTGTGAAGAACAATGTCAACAAGAGGAGTTTTGATTTTCCAGGTGACAAATATATGCCAACCCCTAAGAGCTGGTAGTCTAAGAGATCTTTTTTCCACAGGCAGCTTTAACTGCCATTAGTAGTCTCCCAGACACTCCTAAGGGGCTATTACTGCTCAGGGTACTGGTGATCCACTATGGCAGTTTCCATATGACTTGAAAATAAGGCAGGTTTGAAACGTGCCAGGTGCTGGTGGAGCAGGAAGGATATCATGGAAGCCAAACACATCTCATTTCCTTGGCAAGGCATGACCGTATCTGTAGTTGTGAAAACTTGCTTACATCGGAAATATTACCCACACCAACAGCCTGCAGCCTGTTTTCTACAGCTCTACCTGTAATAATCCTCACCCTCTATATAGTTGTTTAAGAGAGAGAATCTCTGTTTCTGAGACCTGCAAACCTTGATATTACTAGCTATCCCCAAATCTAGCAAGGTAGGTCAAACAGTTCCAATAAACTCTGAGTTCCTTAAGATTGCTATGTAAATTATGACCTGTGGAGATGGTATATGGCATACTGTACCTTTGAGAGAGGAGGTAACATGCACTACAACATTCTCTTCCTGGTTTAAAAATCCACCCTCTTGGCTTTTTGACGTAGGCATCGAGGGGATGGCTTGAACCTCtggcttgggttttttgctaCTAAGTATATATGGATGAACATCCAAGGAAAAGTGCCGTGTGTGctttttttcactgcttgtgCTTGGGATGGCGTTTGGCTCGCTCTTATGAGCGGACGATTGCTGTGAGGTTTTTGCAGCAGACTCCAACAAAGGAGCTATAAGGCTGTCTGTCGCCGTTTTCCTCCGCACCGGCTTCGGTTTATCAGGCTTGTGGTTCTCAACCTTCATAATGGCTAACTGCTCCTTGAATGGCTGGGGAAGGGGGTTGGTGGTCGGGATCCATTTCATCTTCTTCCTTGGCCTCTTAATGATGAGCTGTTCGTTAGCATCAATGTCTGCTGGGTCAACACTGGGGTCTATGGTCTGAATCCCTGAATCCCGCATGGTTGGAGTGGCATCATGATTGGACTGGGCCAACGCTGCGAGCAGCTGACGGACCACATTGTCGTACATCAGGTCACTTTCATTGGTAATGAAATCCAGACGGTTCAGCGATTTTATGTGGTCCCTGTTTTCATTACAAAACATGGCCAAAATATTGATATCACAAAACTGGGACTTCTGCCACTGTTTCTTGGTCTTTATTCCAACTTTGTTCAGTTTATCAAATATGAAGTTAGACTTGCGAAATATGAAGAGGTGAATCAAGTTGATGAGGATTATCAAGTTCATGAAACAGAGGAGGACAATATCCACACCGGCAATAATCCGCTGGAGCTGGACAGATGGCAGTTTACAGTTCACTCTGATGTGCAATTTGGAGCTGCTCGTTTTGTCGGGAGGCTCGCCTAGTGCACAtgtaaattcattttgcttctgtGTAGCATAGTAGGTGGATAAGTATGTGATCGGTATGATGCTTAAAAAGATGATGAACAGATGTCTTGCGAGATAAAGCTTAGCTAAAAAGTTACTTCGTCCTCTTCTTTCCAGGTATTTCTCAAACAAGttctgctctgggcttttttccttctctgcattctcaatgatttctcttttctctctctcgGTTATCCCTGGGCCTTTGGACTGAATCTGTTTCTCTATTTTTGGTGCCCGCCCTTCAGCTGCACGGTGGTAGCAGTTATCGATCTCCTGAAGCAAAAAATTAAGCTCTGAAGTCAGTCGAGTGGAGGCCAGAaattcccagcccagagctggaatG
This window contains:
- the PANX2 gene encoding pannexin-2, which translates into the protein MQHIIDNHPDMATALLAGEKLKELILPGQQDDKAGALAALLLQLKLELPFDRVVTIGTVLIPILLVTLVFTKNFAEEPIYCYTPHNFTRDQALYARGYCWTELKDALPGVDASHWPSLFEHKFLPYALLAFAGIMYIPALGWEFLASTRLTSELNFLLQEIDNCYHRAAEGRAPKIEKQIQSKGPGITEREKREIIENAEKEKSPEQNLFEKYLERRGRSNFLAKLYLARHLFIIFLSIIPITYLSTYYATQKQNEFTCALGEPPDKTSSSKLHIRVNCKLPSVQLQRIIAGVDIVLLCFMNLIILINLIHLFIFRKSNFIFDKLNKVGIKTKKQWQKSQFCDINILAMFCNENRDHIKSLNRLDFITNESDLMYDNVVRQLLAALAQSNHDATPTMRDSGIQTIDPSVDPADIDANEQLIIKRPRKKMKWIPTTNPLPQPFKEQLAIMKVENHKPDKPKPVRRKTATDSLIAPLLESAAKTSQQSSAHKSEPNAIPSTSSEKKHTRHFSLDVHPYILSSKKPKPEVQAIPSMPTSKSQEGGFLNQEENVVVHVTSSLKDTPHPAKEMLYSSETCRTVPAAAAFVTCNHNHIATPAAATSMALNQVTAEPTPALSCNPAHPLLHINTLYEDHEEEVSNMMDNGIHSPTDAGEMLSIPTPKQIRLATFDEPMAIVSSVEY